The DNA window TGGGCGCCAAGGGCGATCTCGGCGTCGATCTCGATCTCGACGCGGTGCCGACGCGTGAAACCGGCATGAGCGCCTACGAGATGATGCTCTCGGAGAGTCAGGAGCGCATGCTCATGGTGCTCAAGCCGGAGAAGGAAAAACAGGCCGAAGCGATCTTCCGCAAATGGGGGCTCGATTTCGCCGTTGTCGGCTACACCACGCCGAGCAAGCGCTTTGTCGTGAAGCATGGTGGCGACGTCATGGCCGATCTGCCGATCAAGGAACTGGGCGACGAAGCCCCGCTGTATGATCGCCCGCATGTCGCGACGCCGCTATTGCCGGTCGTCCATGCGCGCGACGTCCAGCCGCCGATCGGGATCATGCCGGCGCTGGAAAAACTGATCGCGACGCCGGAGCTTTGCTCCAAGCGCTGGGTCTGGGAGCAGTATGATCACGTCATTCTCGGCAACACCGTCCAACGCCCGGGCGGCGACGCTGCCGTGGTGCGGGTACAGGATGGTCCGAAGGGACTGGCGCTGACAGTCGACGTCACGCCGCGCTACTGCGAGGCCGATCCGTATCAGGGCGGCATGCAGGCGGTAGCGGAGGCCTGGCGCAACATCACGGCGGTGGGCGGGCGGCCGCTCGCGATCACCGACAATCTCAATTTCGGCAATCCGGAACGGCCGGAGATCATGGGCCAGTTCGTCGGCTGCCTGAAGGGCATCTCCGAAGCCTGCCGCACGCTCGACTTCCCCGTCGTGTCCGGCAACGTCTCGCTCTACAACGAGACCAACGGCCGCGGCATCCTGCCGACGCCCTCGATCGGCGGCGTCGGCCTGCTCGACGATTTCACGAAATCGGCAACGCTTGCATTCAAGGCCGCCGATGAGGCGATTCTGCTGATTGGCGACACGCAGGGCTGGCTCGGACAATCCGTCTATCTGCGCGACGTCTGCGGCCGCGAAGAAGGCGCGCCGCCGCCGGTCGATCTCGCCGCGGAAAAGCGCAACGGCTGCGTGGTGCGGGGCATGATCCACGCCGGGACGGCGACAGCCGTACATGACGTTTCCGATGGCGGGCTTTTGATTGCGCTGGCGGAGATGGCGATGTCGGGCGGCGTCGGTGCGCAATTGCTGGCGGCGCCGGCATCAATTGTGCCGCATGCATATTGGTTCGGCGAGGACCAGGCCCGCTACATCGTCACCGTGCCGGCGCAGGAGGCCGGTCTGGTGCTGGCAAAAATGAAGGGCGCCGGCGTGCCCTGCGTGCGTATCGGCACCACTGGCGGCGACGCGATCACCGTGGCCGGCGAGCCGGCGGTTTCGGTTGCGTCACTCAAGTCCGCTTTTGAACGCTGGTTGCCTGCTTACATGGCCGGCGCGCATTAGAGACCGGTTCCAATTTGACAAGAACCGGCTCCAGTCTCTTGTTTTGATGCGTTTTCCCAACGCGAACCGACATCCACCCCGCTATCGAGGTGCGGGCAGGGTTTCGCTCGAACGCTATGATAAATTCAAACCGTTAGGGGAGGTCCGATACGGCTACAAGCATGGTCAGGCTGAGGGCGGTAGCAATCAAAATAGCCGATAGTCCCATTGGGTGTCCTTTCGAATGGACCCTGGACACGCCTCCCTCATCAAGCAGATGCAGTTTTGATGCCAAGCCAAAGCGCTTTCTTGAAGAAAACGCGCCGGACACCCCCTCGGGGAATAAAGACCTAAAGCACCCGCGTCGCGCCCGGAATTTTCCGCAGCGCCGCCGTCAATGCCCAGCTCAATGCCACCGTAAGCACGAATACGATGGCAACCTTGACGATCGCAGGCAGATCGAAATCGAATAGCCAATATTGCAGCCACAGCGCGATCGGGTAGTGCACCAGGAACATGCCGTAGGCGTCAGGCTGCATCGGATCGAGCAGGCTCCAGCCCGATTGTTTGAACCGCAGGAAGTACGCCAGGATCGCGAACAGGATGGCGGCGCTGAAGG is part of the Bradyrhizobium canariense genome and encodes:
- the purL gene encoding phosphoribosylformylglycinamidine synthase subunit PurL, producing the protein MNQPQITPELVASHGLKPDEYERILKLIGRVPSFTELGIFSAMWNEHCSYKSSRIHLRGLPTKAPWVIQGPGENAGVIDIGDGQAVVFKMESHNHPSYIEPYQGATTGVGGILRDVFTMGARPIACLNALSFGAPEHPKTRHLVSGVVAGVGGYGNSFGVPTVGGQVRFHTRYDGNILVNAMAVGLADTDKIFYAAASGVNMPIVYLGSKTGRDGIHGASMASAEFDDDSAEKRPTVQVGDPFAEKLLLEACLEIMEADCVIAIQDMGAAGLTCSAVEMGAKGDLGVDLDLDAVPTRETGMSAYEMMLSESQERMLMVLKPEKEKQAEAIFRKWGLDFAVVGYTTPSKRFVVKHGGDVMADLPIKELGDEAPLYDRPHVATPLLPVVHARDVQPPIGIMPALEKLIATPELCSKRWVWEQYDHVILGNTVQRPGGDAAVVRVQDGPKGLALTVDVTPRYCEADPYQGGMQAVAEAWRNITAVGGRPLAITDNLNFGNPERPEIMGQFVGCLKGISEACRTLDFPVVSGNVSLYNETNGRGILPTPSIGGVGLLDDFTKSATLAFKAADEAILLIGDTQGWLGQSVYLRDVCGREEGAPPPVDLAAEKRNGCVVRGMIHAGTATAVHDVSDGGLLIALAEMAMSGGVGAQLLAAPASIVPHAYWFGEDQARYIVTVPAQEAGLVLAKMKGAGVPCVRIGTTGGDAITVAGEPAVSVASLKSAFERWLPAYMAGAH